From a single Anaerolineales bacterium genomic region:
- the rpe gene encoding ribulose-phosphate 3-epimerase, with product MNQYLISPSIIASDFTRLTEEIHACETAGADWLHMDVMDGHFVPTITIGPLFVAACKRVTKLPLDVHLMISEPEKYLQEFAKAGADNITVHVETCTDLPAVVKKIQALGCKAGITLNPATPASALDSALPFADLVLVMSVNPGYSGQTFMPEMIAKVEEIRNKLNALRSTAHLEVDGGMNAETIPLMKKVGANVFVTGNAAFKHPQGAFEGVRTLKNIISS from the coding sequence ATGAACCAGTATCTCATCTCTCCCTCCATCATCGCCTCCGATTTCACCCGTCTCACCGAAGAGATCCATGCCTGCGAAACCGCCGGCGCGGATTGGCTCCACATGGACGTGATGGACGGTCATTTCGTGCCGACCATCACCATCGGTCCGCTCTTCGTAGCAGCCTGTAAACGCGTCACAAAACTTCCGCTCGACGTGCATTTGATGATCTCTGAACCCGAAAAATATCTGCAGGAGTTCGCAAAAGCCGGTGCGGACAACATCACCGTGCATGTCGAAACCTGCACAGACCTGCCCGCAGTGGTGAAAAAGATCCAGGCGCTGGGATGCAAGGCGGGCATCACGCTCAACCCCGCCACCCCCGCCTCCGCCTTGGATTCCGCCCTGCCGTTCGCAGACCTGGTCCTGGTCATGAGCGTCAACCCCGGCTATTCCGGTCAAACGTTCATGCCGGAGATGATCGCCAAGGTCGAGGAGATCCGTAACAAACTGAACGCCCTGCGTTCCACAGCCCACCTCGAAGTGGACGGCGGCATGAACGCCGAGACCATTCCGCTCATGAAAAAGGTGGGCGCAAATGTGTTCGTCACCGGCAATGCCGCCTTCAAACATCCGCAGGGAGCTTTTGAAGGCGTGCGGACTTTAAAAAACATCATATCCTCGTAG
- a CDS encoding type II CAAX endopeptidase family protein, protein MHWFKDSKLFDLARQGQRLTHIAAVIPLSFVFSFISQMGAIPVFVVIMILYGFNEDAISMKGIPPLEAGFWMGAQLVSAFILVYFILWLWVALVEKRPFWTMGYELKHAVPQYLRGFLIGAVMFSGAVGFLALFGAVEVEAGDPSQVGFAALGGVMIVLVGWIVQGGAEEALTRGWVLPVIGARYKPWIGLLVSSLIFAIMHGLNPGLNAIALLNLTLFGVFAGLYAMREGSLWGISALHSVWNWIQGNFFGFQVSGMDVGGGSLLNLKTVGADWLTGGAFGPEGGAAVTMILIVSIAVTILWKSKK, encoded by the coding sequence ATGCACTGGTTCAAGGACAGCAAACTCTTCGACCTCGCCCGGCAGGGACAGCGCCTGACGCATATCGCAGCGGTCATTCCGCTTTCGTTCGTCTTCTCCTTCATATCTCAAATGGGCGCCATTCCCGTATTCGTGGTCATAATGATATTGTATGGATTTAATGAAGATGCCATTTCCATGAAGGGCATCCCTCCATTGGAAGCAGGCTTCTGGATGGGCGCGCAATTGGTCAGCGCGTTCATCCTTGTGTATTTCATCTTATGGCTGTGGGTTGCCCTTGTGGAGAAGCGTCCCTTCTGGACAATGGGTTACGAGTTGAAACACGCCGTCCCCCAATACCTGCGCGGATTTTTGATCGGCGCAGTGATGTTCAGCGGCGCGGTGGGATTCCTTGCCCTGTTCGGCGCAGTGGAAGTGGAAGCAGGTGACCCATCCCAAGTTGGGTTCGCAGCATTGGGCGGTGTGATGATCGTGCTGGTCGGTTGGATCGTGCAAGGCGGCGCGGAGGAAGCACTCACCCGCGGATGGGTGCTGCCCGTCATCGGCGCGCGTTACAAACCGTGGATCGGTTTGCTGGTCTCATCACTCATCTTCGCCATCATGCACGGACTCAACCCCGGCTTGAACGCCATTGCCCTGCTCAACCTTACATTGTTCGGCGTGTTCGCGGGCTTATACGCCATGCGCGAAGGCTCGCTATGGGGAATCAGCGCCTTGCACAGCGTTTGGAATTGGATTCAGGGGAATTTCTTCGGCTTCCAAGTCAGCGGGATGGACGTGGGCGGCGGGTCACTATTGAATTTGAAAACCGTCGGCGCAGATTGGCTGACGGGCGGGGCGTTCGGTCCCGAAGGCGGAGCAGCGGTGACGATGATTTTGATAGTTTCAATTGCGGTGACGATTTTGTGGAAAAGTAAAAAATAG
- the recG gene encoding ATP-dependent DNA helicase RecG produces the protein MQPSLEKLRKFFRLEHENKYQNTAVIGGLASMLDYWEGEARADSIDEGVIQAVVARLRSYEKLSPEGRAESLKGLWKRIGETYPEAGQKPKAQTQSPKQEQVPRPERSERERPQQRQPSQSKPKPSKFESTAGAKHSQTPAALDAELTVLQGVGPKNAESLERLGMKTLGDMLYNFPRRYEDYSQLKPIQLLMYGDVVTVIGTIQSVHNRPIRGGKSSLIEVIISDGTGALRVSFFNQPWLMNRFKQGDAISVSGKIDQYLGRIVMNSPDWEPVEMEHLHTNRIVPIYPLTERITQKWLRNQMNQVVTYWAPAVVDALPDNIRLSAKLVSLSEALTQAHFPNSQDRLKLARERLAFDEIFYLQMGVLRQKRDWQAVEGRRFTVSDEWLDSRLAALPFTLTSAQQTALDDIRRDLDSGKPMNRLIQGDVGAGKTVVAALGLSMVVTNGAQAAVMAPTSILAEQHYRSFLNLLDRENGLLQESEIRLLVGSTPEGEKEAIRQGLADGLIKIVIGTHAVIEPDVQFKDLQFVVIDEQHRFGVEQRAELRSKGTNPHLLVMTATPIPRSLALTVFGDLDISVMDVVPEGRKPIATYVLRPQERERAYTMIHAQVKNGNQAFIVYPLIDENEKINVRAAVDDFETLSKQVFPDLKLGLLHGRMKPSEKDEVMLKFRDKDFDILVSTTVIEVGVDVPNSTLMLIEGADRFGLAQLHQLRGRVGRGSIQSTCLLIPTHEDAAENERLQAMANTNNGFELADLDLKLRGPGEFLGTRQAGFASSLKMASITDVALIEKAREQAKSLFERDPELSQPEHALLAEAFERFWKGTTSDVS, from the coding sequence ATGCAACCTTCACTGGAAAAATTACGCAAATTCTTTCGGCTCGAGCACGAAAACAAGTATCAGAATACCGCCGTCATCGGCGGACTTGCCAGCATGCTGGATTATTGGGAAGGCGAAGCCCGCGCGGACAGTATCGATGAAGGGGTGATCCAAGCCGTTGTGGCGCGTCTGCGCTCGTATGAAAAACTCAGCCCGGAGGGAAGGGCGGAGTCGCTCAAGGGATTGTGGAAGCGCATCGGAGAGACGTACCCCGAAGCGGGTCAAAAGCCCAAAGCGCAGACTCAGTCACCGAAGCAGGAGCAGGTTCCCCGTCCGGAGAGAAGCGAGCGTGAACGTCCACAGCAAAGACAGCCGAGTCAATCCAAGCCAAAGCCATCGAAGTTTGAATCTACTGCGGGCGCGAAGCACAGCCAGACACCCGCTGCGCTCGATGCGGAGTTGACGGTCTTGCAGGGTGTGGGACCGAAGAATGCCGAGTCGCTGGAGCGGCTTGGCATGAAAACGCTGGGCGACATGTTGTATAACTTCCCGCGCCGTTACGAAGATTATTCGCAGTTGAAGCCGATTCAATTGTTGATGTACGGCGATGTGGTGACTGTGATCGGCACGATCCAGAGCGTGCACAACCGCCCGATCCGCGGCGGCAAGAGCAGTCTGATCGAAGTCATCATCAGCGACGGCACGGGCGCGTTGCGCGTGTCGTTTTTCAACCAGCCGTGGTTGATGAACCGCTTCAAGCAGGGTGACGCGATTTCGGTCTCCGGCAAAATTGACCAGTACCTTGGGCGCATCGTGATGAACAGCCCCGATTGGGAACCCGTGGAGATGGAACATCTGCACACCAATCGCATCGTGCCGATCTATCCGCTCACCGAACGCATCACGCAGAAGTGGCTTCGCAACCAAATGAATCAGGTCGTCACCTATTGGGCGCCCGCCGTGGTGGATGCGCTGCCCGACAACATCCGTCTTTCCGCCAAGCTGGTTTCTCTAAGCGAAGCGCTGACGCAGGCGCACTTCCCGAATTCACAGGACCGCCTCAAACTTGCGCGGGAACGACTCGCCTTCGATGAGATTTTTTATCTGCAAATGGGAGTGCTGCGCCAGAAACGCGATTGGCAAGCGGTGGAAGGCAGGCGCTTCACCGTCTCGGACGAGTGGCTTGATTCGCGTTTAGCAGCTTTACCCTTCACCCTGACCTCCGCCCAGCAAACCGCGTTGGACGACATCCGCCGCGATCTGGATTCGGGCAAGCCGATGAACCGCCTCATCCAGGGCGACGTCGGCGCAGGCAAGACGGTGGTCGCCGCGCTCGGTCTCAGTATGGTTGTCACGAATGGAGCGCAAGCGGCAGTGATGGCGCCCACGTCCATTCTGGCGGAACAGCACTACCGAAGTTTTCTCAATCTGCTGGATCGTGAGAACGGACTCCTGCAAGAGAGTGAGATCCGCCTGCTGGTGGGGAGCACGCCTGAGGGTGAGAAAGAAGCGATCCGTCAAGGACTGGCAGACGGCTTGATCAAAATCGTCATTGGCACGCACGCGGTCATCGAACCCGATGTGCAGTTCAAAGATCTGCAATTCGTCGTTATTGATGAACAGCATCGCTTCGGCGTTGAACAGCGCGCCGAACTGAGAAGCAAAGGCACGAACCCGCACCTGCTGGTGATGACGGCGACTCCGATTCCGCGCTCGCTGGCGCTGACGGTTTTCGGCGATCTCGATATTTCCGTGATGGATGTGGTGCCCGAAGGGCGCAAGCCGATCGCCACGTATGTGCTGCGCCCGCAGGAACGCGAGCGCGCGTACACGATGATCCATGCGCAGGTGAAGAACGGCAATCAAGCGTTCATCGTCTATCCGCTGATCGACGAGAACGAGAAGATCAATGTGCGTGCGGCGGTGGATGATTTCGAGACCTTGTCCAAGCAGGTGTTCCCCGACCTGAAACTCGGTCTTCTGCACGGACGTATGAAACCGAGCGAAAAAGACGAAGTGATGTTGAAGTTCCGCGATAAGGACTTCGATATCCTTGTTTCGACCACGGTCATCGAAGTCGGCGTGGATGTGCCCAATTCCACGCTGATGCTGATCGAAGGCGCAGACCGTTTCGGTCTGGCGCAGCTGCATCAGTTGCGCGGACGTGTCGGGCGCGGTTCGATACAGTCCACCTGTCTGCTCATTCCCACACATGAAGATGCGGCAGAGAACGAACGTCTGCAGGCGATGGCGAACACGAATAACGGCTTTGAACTCGCCGATCTTGACTTGAAACTGCGCGGACCCGGCGAATTCCTTGGCACGCGTCAGGCGGGGTTTGCATCTTCGCTGAAGATGGCGAGCATCACCGATGTGGCGTTGATCGAAAAAGCCCGCGAACAAGCCAAGTCCCTTTTCGAGCGCGACCCCGAGTTAAGTCAACCCGAACATGCCCTGCTTGCCGAAGCCTTTGAAAGATTTTGGAAAGGCACGACGAGCGATGTAAGTTAG
- a CDS encoding AI-2E family transporter, giving the protein MFVAIVATIYFVRPLIGPLIISAILAFVLTPLVERLASYRRLRRDVAVVIVYIIFLVLVIAIPSSVLPFVVPQLLNLSFDLLEIEQQIEVFLSRTITLGGFSFSLPALIPEDLNQFLQDFIIQASSGAFNRIGEITSNLAWLLVILVATFYFLKDSARLSNWFIELLPQEYHEDARMFLAQMNRIWGAFLRGQLILVLLITITTSVTMSAVGLRGAIAFGILAGVLDLIPSLGPTVAGVIAGLVALIFGSSYLNISNAFFAAIVVMIFIVIQQIENIWWRPQIMGQTLRLHPGLVFVGVIGALTISGILGALVIIPLMATIGVLGKYIKAKLRDEPPWQDDIILPLEKPVIRRKRDSKKKTSPSE; this is encoded by the coding sequence ATGTTTGTTGCAATAGTTGCAACAATTTATTTTGTCCGACCATTGATCGGACCTTTGATCATCTCTGCGATATTGGCATTCGTTCTCACTCCGCTTGTCGAGAGACTTGCATCCTACCGGCGTTTGCGGCGGGATGTCGCAGTTGTGATCGTGTACATCATTTTTCTGGTGTTGGTGATCGCCATCCCGTCGAGCGTTCTCCCGTTTGTTGTTCCCCAATTGTTAAATCTCTCCTTTGACCTGCTCGAGATAGAACAGCAGATCGAAGTATTTCTCAGCCGGACGATCACCCTTGGCGGTTTTTCATTTTCACTGCCCGCTCTCATCCCCGAAGACCTCAATCAATTCCTTCAGGATTTCATCATCCAGGCATCCTCGGGCGCTTTCAATCGCATCGGTGAGATCACCTCGAATCTGGCTTGGCTGCTCGTCATTTTGGTCGCTACCTTCTATTTTCTCAAGGACAGCGCCCGTTTGTCGAATTGGTTCATTGAATTGCTGCCGCAGGAATATCACGAAGATGCGCGCATGTTTCTGGCTCAAATGAACCGTATTTGGGGTGCATTTCTGCGCGGACAGTTGATCCTTGTCTTGCTCATTACCATCACCACCTCGGTCACCATGTCCGCGGTCGGGCTGCGCGGTGCAATCGCGTTTGGCATTCTGGCGGGTGTTTTGGATTTGATCCCATCGCTGGGTCCAACTGTGGCGGGAGTGATTGCCGGGCTGGTAGCGCTGATCTTTGGTTCATCCTACTTGAACATCTCCAACGCCTTTTTCGCTGCGATTGTCGTTATGATTTTCATTGTCATCCAGCAGATCGAAAACATTTGGTGGCGTCCACAGATCATGGGGCAAACGCTTCGATTGCATCCAGGTTTGGTCTTTGTCGGCGTGATTGGCGCGTTGACCATTTCGGGTATTCTCGGCGCGCTTGTCATCATCCCTCTAATGGCGACCATTGGCGTGTTGGGGAAATATATAAAAGCCAAACTGCGGGATGAACCACCCTGGCAGGATGATATCATCCTGCCGCTGGAAAAGCCTGTTATCCGCAGAAAACGCGATTCGAAAAAGAAGACATCCCCGTCGGAATGA
- a CDS encoding DAK2 domain-containing protein, whose translation MAIDTARVEKLRRQPIDGLAMKRLMDAGLTWLRTNQQVVNSLNVFPVPDGDTGTNMTLTLQSAWNEIKDLGTRNLGEMAAAVSKGALMGARGNSGVITSQILRGFSRGVHEKAVLDKETFVKALGEARDTAYKGVVRPVEGTILTVIKEVANATEAALGSAKDAIEILEIAVKAADEAVKRTPEQLPVLKQAGVVDSGGKGLFFILEGMLRHVYGESLETPTVSVQPMSAMNLQDALDEVEEGQDYEVVVDFVPNGELDLGTFYGKLEEMGTSIQVGEGEGMYRMHIHVPTENRYTPIDYIMEIGTVTKVAIENLLAQMDDIQKSAQIKFAPVEPGHIAVVVVSPGQGLSKIFASLGVAAVVAGGQTMNPSTQDILAAFENLPTDKVIILPNNKNIIMAANQAKEVTVKNVQVVPTRTVPQGLAAMLSFLPDGEVEAVAGKMNRAMSDVKTGEVTVATRSVEIDGVKVRDGQVIALLDGKLVVSAESVEQSVMDLLEKAGAAGHEIVTLFYGEGMSHADANHIADAIGEKYPNLEVELQEGGQPHYQFIISIE comes from the coding sequence ATGGCTATCGATACCGCACGCGTGGAAAAACTCCGCAGGCAGCCCATCGACGGGCTGGCGATGAAACGCCTCATGGACGCAGGGTTGACCTGGCTCCGCACCAACCAGCAGGTGGTCAACTCGTTGAACGTGTTCCCCGTCCCGGACGGCGACACCGGCACGAACATGACCCTGACGCTGCAATCCGCCTGGAACGAGATCAAGGACTTGGGCACGCGGAACCTGGGCGAGATGGCGGCGGCGGTTTCCAAGGGCGCATTGATGGGCGCGCGCGGCAACTCGGGCGTGATCACCAGCCAGATCCTGCGCGGATTTTCGCGCGGCGTGCATGAGAAGGCCGTGCTGGATAAGGAAACTTTCGTCAAGGCATTGGGCGAGGCGCGCGATACGGCATACAAGGGCGTCGTCCGTCCGGTGGAGGGCACGATCCTGACCGTCATTAAGGAAGTTGCCAATGCAACAGAAGCAGCTCTCGGGTCCGCGAAGGATGCGATAGAGATCCTGGAAATTGCGGTCAAGGCGGCGGATGAAGCCGTCAAGCGCACGCCGGAACAACTTCCCGTCCTCAAACAGGCGGGCGTGGTGGATTCGGGCGGCAAGGGTCTGTTCTTTATTTTGGAGGGCATGTTGCGGCATGTGTATGGCGAGTCGCTGGAAACGCCGACCGTGAGCGTCCAGCCGATGTCCGCCATGAATTTGCAGGATGCGCTCGATGAAGTGGAAGAGGGGCAGGATTACGAAGTGGTGGTGGATTTCGTGCCGAACGGCGAGTTGGACTTGGGCACGTTCTATGGAAAACTCGAGGAAATGGGCACGTCCATTCAGGTGGGCGAGGGCGAAGGGATGTACCGCATGCACATCCATGTGCCGACCGAGAACCGTTATACGCCGATCGATTACATTATGGAGATCGGCACGGTGACCAAGGTCGCCATCGAGAATCTGCTGGCGCAGATGGATGACATCCAAAAAAGCGCACAGATCAAATTTGCGCCGGTGGAACCGGGACATATCGCCGTGGTGGTCGTCTCGCCGGGACAAGGCTTGAGCAAGATCTTCGCCAGTTTGGGCGTTGCGGCTGTGGTGGCGGGCGGGCAGACGATGAACCCGTCCACGCAGGATATTCTGGCGGCGTTCGAAAACCTGCCGACCGATAAAGTCATCATTTTGCCGAACAATAAGAACATCATCATGGCGGCGAACCAGGCGAAGGAAGTGACCGTGAAGAATGTACAGGTCGTGCCGACGCGCACCGTCCCGCAGGGACTCGCCGCGATGCTTTCCTTCCTGCCGGATGGGGAGGTGGAAGCGGTTGCCGGGAAGATGAACCGCGCGATGAGCGATGTCAAGACCGGCGAGGTCACGGTCGCGACGCGTTCGGTGGAGATCGATGGCGTGAAGGTTCGGGATGGTCAGGTCATTGCATTGCTGGATGGAAAACTGGTCGTTTCGGCTGAGTCTGTTGAGCAGAGCGTCATGGACCTGCTCGAAAAAGCCGGAGCCGCCGGGCATGAGATCGTCACGCTGTTCTATGGCGAAGGCATGTCTCATGCGGATGCCAATCATATTGCGGATGCAATCGGCGAGAAATATCCCAACCTTGAAGTTGAATTGCAGGAGGGCGGGCAGCCGCACTATCAGTTCATTATTTCGATCGAGTGA
- the coaD gene encoding pantetheine-phosphate adenylyltransferase: MVRALFPGTFDPIHYGHIDIANRASKLFDEIVMAVYDKPLKTLMFEPDERISLVTEAFKDNPKIKVTGYSGLTIDFARAIEAQVIVRGLRVFSDFEFEFRMALANQRLAKDAVETVALITAEQHTFLSSSTVREIAMLNGDVSSMVPPHVEKALKEKVLGMGEQSPPNALRD; this comes from the coding sequence ATGGTCAGAGCCTTATTTCCCGGAACGTTCGATCCCATCCACTACGGTCATATTGACATTGCCAACCGCGCTTCAAAGCTGTTCGATGAGATCGTCATGGCGGTCTATGACAAGCCGCTGAAAACGCTGATGTTCGAGCCGGATGAACGCATCTCCCTTGTGACCGAGGCGTTCAAGGACAATCCAAAGATCAAGGTTACGGGCTATAGCGGTCTGACGATTGACTTTGCCCGCGCCATCGAGGCGCAGGTCATCGTGCGCGGACTGCGGGTCTTCTCCGATTTCGAGTTCGAGTTCCGCATGGCGCTGGCGAATCAGCGTCTGGCGAAGGATGCGGTTGAGACGGTCGCGCTCATTACCGCCGAACAACATACCTTCCTGTCATCGTCCACGGTGCGCGAGATCGCCATGCTCAATGGGGATGTTTCCAGCATGGTCCCGCCGCATGTGGAAAAGGCTCTCAAGGAGAAGGTGCTGGGAATGGGAGAACAGTCCCCGCCGAATGCGTTGCGCGATTAA
- the rpmB gene encoding 50S ribosomal protein L28 gives MAKCNHCGKTTTFGHNRSFSQRATNRKFKPNLQKVSLMEKGRMVKKTLCAKCIKTLGKSAA, from the coding sequence ATGGCTAAGTGCAACCACTGCGGCAAGACGACCACCTTCGGTCACAACCGCTCCTTCTCCCAGCGCGCCACCAACCGCAAATTCAAGCCGAATTTGCAGAAGGTCTCGTTGATGGAAAAGGGACGGATGGTCAAGAAGACGCTGTGCGCCAAGTGCATCAAGACACTCGGCAAATCCGCGGCTTAA
- a CDS encoding DegV family protein, whose amino-acid sequence MKLGIVTDSTSDLPAYLIEKHEIQVVPSVLVLEGQEYKDGIGITREEFYERLPSLRTSPTTAAPSIGDFLSPYQTLLDAGCDHILSIHASAKLTAILNNAHQAAQEFPGKITCVDSGSLSMGLGFQVLAAAEEAESGLRSALEAVESTRRRLQVYAALDTMEYLKRSGRVPGLVANLGGLLSIKPMVELMGGEAKPIGAVRTNRQADERMLKFLLEMGEMERLAILHTNAEPRARDLLTELMNTVRMSVPRDILFVNVTAVIGTHLGPNGIGFAAVRK is encoded by the coding sequence ATGAAACTTGGAATCGTCACCGACTCGACCTCTGATCTGCCCGCCTACCTCATCGAAAAGCATGAAATTCAAGTTGTCCCGTCCGTGCTTGTTTTGGAAGGGCAGGAATACAAAGATGGGATCGGCATCACCCGCGAAGAGTTCTATGAACGTCTGCCCTCGCTTCGGACCTCGCCGACAACTGCTGCGCCGTCCATCGGAGATTTTCTTTCCCCGTATCAGACCCTGCTCGACGCAGGCTGTGACCACATCCTTTCCATCCACGCCTCCGCGAAATTGACAGCCATCCTCAACAACGCGCATCAAGCCGCGCAGGAATTCCCCGGCAAAATCACCTGCGTGGACAGCGGCTCACTCTCGATGGGGCTGGGATTCCAAGTGTTGGCGGCGGCTGAGGAGGCAGAATCAGGCTTGAGGTCCGCGTTGGAGGCGGTCGAGTCCACGAGACGCAGATTACAAGTCTACGCCGCGCTGGATACGATGGAATATCTCAAGCGCAGCGGACGTGTCCCCGGGCTGGTGGCAAACCTGGGCGGATTGCTCTCGATCAAACCGATGGTCGAGTTGATGGGCGGAGAGGCGAAACCGATTGGCGCGGTGCGCACCAACCGCCAGGCGGATGAACGCATGTTGAAATTTCTGCTGGAGATGGGGGAGATGGAACGCCTTGCCATTTTGCATACCAACGCTGAACCCCGCGCAAGGGATCTGCTGACCGAGTTGATGAACACCGTGCGCATGTCCGTGCCGAGGGATATCCTGTTCGTCAATGTCACTGCGGTGATCGGCACGCATTTGGGACCAAACGGCATCGGCTTTGCGGCGGTTAGAAAATAA
- a CDS encoding protein kinase codes for MTEGALLNDRYQLLEQLGTGGMAYVYRARDVVLDRDVAIKVLRKDYSNNDEFQNQFRLEARSAANLSHPNIVTVHDFGFADGLLYIVMEHIPGKDLKQLIRERGRFSVQDGIPLMVQACAGIGYAHRAGLVHCDVKPHNMLVAKDGRLKVTDFGIARALASITPAERTDIVWGSPLYFAPEQAAGEPPTPASDVYSLGVVLYELLSGTPPFTASTADELARMHITARPIPIREYIPDIPVALEEIVMKVLSKEPSARYRTADQLGRVLHKFGTQPDPQPEPVPAPPAVITLKPEVAERIAPQPQPAPAPVFQPQYAPPTQPEPAYVRPAEAAPEVDIDWVAVGLGLLAVLAVGGLIPFWLMVYLTYNPPIR; via the coding sequence ATGACCGAAGGCGCACTTCTCAACGACCGTTATCAACTGCTGGAACAACTCGGCACGGGCGGCATGGCATACGTCTACCGCGCGCGAGACGTGGTGCTCGACCGCGACGTCGCCATCAAAGTCCTGCGCAAGGACTACTCCAACAACGACGAATTCCAGAACCAGTTCCGGCTCGAAGCGCGCTCTGCCGCGAACCTTTCGCATCCCAATATCGTCACCGTGCACGATTTCGGCTTCGCCGACGGCTTGCTCTACATCGTCATGGAGCACATCCCCGGCAAAGACCTCAAGCAACTCATCCGCGAACGCGGGCGCTTCTCCGTGCAGGACGGCATCCCGCTCATGGTGCAAGCCTGCGCCGGGATTGGCTACGCCCACCGCGCCGGTCTCGTCCATTGCGATGTCAAACCGCACAATATGCTCGTCGCCAAAGACGGGCGGCTCAAGGTCACCGACTTTGGCATCGCGCGCGCACTTGCCAGCATCACCCCCGCCGAACGCACTGATATTGTCTGGGGTTCGCCGCTCTACTTCGCGCCCGAACAGGCGGCAGGCGAACCGCCCACTCCCGCCTCCGACGTGTATTCGCTCGGCGTTGTGCTGTATGAACTGCTCAGCGGCACACCGCCCTTCACCGCCTCCACCGCCGACGAGCTCGCGCGCATGCACATCACCGCCCGCCCGATCCCCATCCGCGAATACATCCCCGATATCCCCGTCGCGCTCGAAGAGATCGTTATGAAAGTGCTCTCCAAGGAGCCCTCCGCCCGCTATCGCACCGCCGACCAACTCGGGCGCGTCCTGCACAAATTCGGCACGCAACCCGATCCACAGCCCGAACCCGTCCCCGCCCCGCCTGCGGTCATCACCCTCAAACCGGAAGTGGCGGAACGGATCGCGCCTCAGCCTCAACCCGCCCCCGCGCCGGTTTTCCAGCCCCAATACGCGCCTCCGACTCAGCCGGAACCTGCCTACGTCCGCCCGGCAGAAGCCGCCCCTGAAGTGGACATTGACTGGGTTGCCGTCGGGCTGGGTCTGCTCGCCGTGCTTGCAGTCGGCGGACTTATCCCATTCTGGTTGATGGTGTATCTCACCTACAATCCGCCCATTCGATAA
- a CDS encoding PadR family transcriptional regulator — MANTESFENVVLELRRGVIVLAALSQLGTEEYGYSLLKKLAELGLEVDQGTLYPLLRRLEAQGVLESVWKLEESRPRRYYVVSAEGRKLLPKLKKEWAGIVSVMDKMLS, encoded by the coding sequence ATGGCAAACACAGAATCGTTCGAAAATGTTGTTTTGGAACTGAGGCGCGGGGTGATCGTGCTCGCGGCGCTCAGCCAGCTGGGAACCGAGGAATATGGCTATTCCCTGTTGAAGAAACTCGCCGAACTCGGCTTGGAAGTGGACCAGGGAACGTTGTATCCGCTGCTCCGCCGGTTGGAGGCGCAGGGAGTGCTGGAATCGGTTTGGAAGTTGGAAGAGTCGCGTCCGCGCCGTTATTACGTCGTCAGTGCGGAGGGAAGGAAACTCCTGCCGAAACTGAAAAAAGAATGGGCTGGCATCGTGTCCGTGATGGATAAGATGCTGTCTTAA
- a CDS encoding Asp23/Gls24 family envelope stress response protein, producing the protein MGEETTSMGGIHISPNAVATIAYHATLQSYGVVGLAPKNLADGIVSQITREPSRGISVHYKDGEINIDIHVIVEYGTRITSVADSVANTVRFHVEKALGLRINSVNVHVAGLRISNMD; encoded by the coding sequence ATGGGCGAAGAAACGACTTCCATGGGCGGGATCCACATCTCGCCGAACGCAGTAGCGACGATCGCATATCATGCCACCCTGCAATCCTATGGCGTGGTGGGGCTGGCGCCGAAGAATCTGGCGGACGGCATCGTCTCCCAGATCACGCGCGAACCCTCGCGCGGTATTTCCGTGCATTACAAGGACGGGGAGATCAACATCGACATCCATGTCATCGTTGAATACGGCACGCGCATCACCTCGGTGGCGGACAGCGTGGCGAACACGGTGCGCTTCCATGTGGAAAAGGCGCTGGGTTTGCGCATCAACTCGGTCAATGTGCATGTGGCGGGACTGCGCATCAGCAACATGGATTAG